Proteins from a single region of Ischnura elegans chromosome 2, ioIscEleg1.1, whole genome shotgun sequence:
- the LOC124153678 gene encoding uncharacterized protein LOC124153678 isoform X1, with amino-acid sequence MEDRRMVRLTREETKLLVDIIVKHQEVLESKKTDALSNAKKAKAWLDVQEEFNSNEFVRKRTAKQLRKSWDNLKMRKRKELANERQERMRTGGGPMPSTSREDLPPEMEIAMPSISYSPPNAGDCDALPVPSVSTVGRVGTSECLLLPNVSEISDFEDRPAEEAYTPRMQGAGTSSSSKRARFTREAAIEKEMEARLEHMASYNEKEDAIQRIRKREAEIACAIKEQELANAKAAGKTIQMEEEFKRRILSIQLQTEEAKLKRVVLVMIYYYAAKIKQV; translated from the exons ATGGAGGACCGACGTATGGTTCGGCTCacaagggaagagacgaagttgttgGTTGACATCATAGTTAAGCATCAGGAGGTTTTGGAgagcaagaagacggatgcattatCAAATGCGAAGAAGGCGAAAGCCTGGTTGGATGTGCAGGAAGAATTTAATTCTAATGAATTTGTGCGGAAG CGCACCGCCAAGCAATTGAGGAAGAGTTGGGATAACCTGAAGATGAGAAAGAGGAAAGAGCTGGCTAATGAAAGGCAGGAGAGGATGAGGACTGGTGGCGGACCTATGCCGTCCACCAGCCGGGAAGATTTGCCACCAGAGATGGAAATAGCCATGCCGTCCATCTCCTACTCACCGCCGAATGCGGGGGATTGCGATGCATTGCCGGTCCCTAGCGTTTCCACGGTGGGTAGGGTTGGGACCTCGGAGTGTTTGCTTCTTCCCAACGTTTCTGAGATATCAG ATTTTGAGGACAGACCGGCAGAGGAAGCATACACTCCGAGGATGCAAGGTGCAGGGACCTCTTCCAGTTCGAAAAGGGCACGATTTACCAGGGAAGCGGCCATTGAGAAGGAGATGGAAGCTAGGCTGGAGCACATGGCATCTTATAATGAAAAGGAGGATGCCATCCAGCGGATCCGGAAGAGAGAAGCAGAGATTGCATGCGCAATCAAGGAACAGGAGCTAGCCAACGCCAAGGCTGCTGGAAAGACCATCCAGATGGAGGAGGAATTCAAGAGGCGTATCTTAAGTATACAGCTTCAAACGGAGGAGGCGAAGCTGAAGCGTGTGGTACTTGTTATGATATATTACTATGCTGCAAAGATA
- the LOC124153678 gene encoding uncharacterized protein LOC124153678 isoform X2, producing the protein MEDRRMVRLTREETKLLVDIIVKHQEVLESKKTDALSNAKKAKAWLDVQEEFNSNEFVRKRTAKQLRKSWDNLKMRKRKELANERQERMRTGGGPMPSTSREDLPPEMEIAMPSISYSPPNAGDCDALPVPSVSTVGRVGTSECLLLPNVSEISDFEDRPAEEAYTPRMQGAGTSSSSKRARFTREAAIEKEMEARLEHMASYNEKEDAIQRIRKREAEIACAIKEQELANAKAAGKTIQMEEEFKRRILSIQLQTEEAKLKRVLSDTPL; encoded by the exons ATGGAGGACCGACGTATGGTTCGGCTCacaagggaagagacgaagttgttgGTTGACATCATAGTTAAGCATCAGGAGGTTTTGGAgagcaagaagacggatgcattatCAAATGCGAAGAAGGCGAAAGCCTGGTTGGATGTGCAGGAAGAATTTAATTCTAATGAATTTGTGCGGAAG CGCACCGCCAAGCAATTGAGGAAGAGTTGGGATAACCTGAAGATGAGAAAGAGGAAAGAGCTGGCTAATGAAAGGCAGGAGAGGATGAGGACTGGTGGCGGACCTATGCCGTCCACCAGCCGGGAAGATTTGCCACCAGAGATGGAAATAGCCATGCCGTCCATCTCCTACTCACCGCCGAATGCGGGGGATTGCGATGCATTGCCGGTCCCTAGCGTTTCCACGGTGGGTAGGGTTGGGACCTCGGAGTGTTTGCTTCTTCCCAACGTTTCTGAGATATCAG ATTTTGAGGACAGACCGGCAGAGGAAGCATACACTCCGAGGATGCAAGGTGCAGGGACCTCTTCCAGTTCGAAAAGGGCACGATTTACCAGGGAAGCGGCCATTGAGAAGGAGATGGAAGCTAGGCTGGAGCACATGGCATCTTATAATGAAAAGGAGGATGCCATCCAGCGGATCCGGAAGAGAGAAGCAGAGATTGCATGCGCAATCAAGGAACAGGAGCTAGCCAACGCCAAGGCTGCTGGAAAGACCATCCAGATGGAGGAGGAATTCAAGAGGCGTATCTTAAGTATACAGCTTCAAACGGAGGAGGCGAAGCTGAAGCGTGTG